A single genomic interval of Astyanax mexicanus isolate ESR-SI-001 chromosome 4, AstMex3_surface, whole genome shotgun sequence harbors:
- the LOC125801760 gene encoding SH2 domain-containing protein 4B-like, translating to MINRKPGMRRSLSTSSRDEIIRWFKEEQTLRVCLQQGESRVAPWFHGIITREEAEDLLKSGSAGSFLVRVSERIFGYVLSYRT from the exons ATGATCAACAGGAAGCCAGGTATGCGCCGGTCGCTGTCGACGTCCAGCAGGGATGAAATTATTCGCTGGTTTAAAGAGGAGCAGACCCTCAGAGTTTGTTTACAGCAAGGCGAGAGTCGAGTTGCCCCCTGGTTTCATG gtattattactcgtgaggaggcggaggatttgctgaagtcaggcagcgctggaagcttcctggtccgtgttagcgagaggatctttggatatgttctttcttacagaacatag
- the sirt2 gene encoding NAD-dependent protein deacetylase sirtuin-2 isoform X2: MDFLRNLFSRTLGLSPEEKVLDDLSLEGVARYIQSGKCKNIICMVGAGISTSAGIPDFRSPGTGLYANLQKYNLPYPEAIFQIDYFKKHPEPFFALARELYPGQFKPTVCHYFIRMLKDKGLLRRCYSQNIDTLERVAGLEGEDLIEAHGTFHTSHCVSLFCRKEYTMDWMKEKIFSEDIPKCDACNNLVKPDIVFFGENLPARFFTTMKKDFPHCDLLIIMGTSLQVQPFASLVSRVPNSCPRLLINMEKTGQSEFGMGLLGFGGGMDFDSDKAYRDVAHLSTCDDGCLAFAELLGWKGELEELVKREHALIDSKDSKKKDEKTKQSSETPEKTKVAEPEAGKSEKTE, encoded by the exons A TGGATTTTCTCCGCAATCTCTTCTCTCGAACTCTTGGCCTGAGTCCTGAAGAAAAAGTCCTTGATGACTTGAGCCTTGAGGGAGTGGCTCGATATATCCAGAGTGGAAAAT GTAAGAACATTATCTGTATGGTGGGTGCAGGAATTTCGACGT CTGCTGGCATCCCTGACTTCCGCTCCCCTGGAACCGGCCTCTATGCCAACCTGCAGAAGTACAACCTGCCATATCCTGAGGCTATCTTTCAGATTGACTATTTCAAG AAACACCCGGAGCCTTTCTTTGCTTTGGCCCGGGAGCTGTACCCAGGACAGTTCAAG CCCACAGTGTGTCACTACTTCATCAGAATGCTAAAAGACAAAGGTCTGCTCAGGCGCTGCTACTCACAG AACATAGATACTTTAGAGAGAGTTGCTGGGCTAGAAGGAGAGGACCTGATAGAAGCCCATGGGACATTCCACACCTCCCACTGTGTGAGCTTATTCTGCCGGAAGGAGTACACCATGGACTGGATGAAAG AGAAAATCTTTTCAGAGGACATCCCCAAGTGTGATGCGTGCAATAATCTAGTCAAACCCG atattgttttttttggagAGAATCTGCCAGCTCGATTCTTCACTACAATGAAAAAA GACTTTCCTCACTGTGATCTTCTTATTATAATGGGAACTTCGCTGCAAGTTCAACCATTTGCATCACTTGTCAGCAG AGTTCCAAATAGTTGTCCTCGGCTCCTCATCAACATGGAGAAGACAGGACAG TCTGAGTTTGGAATGGGATTACTGGGTTTTGGAGGAGGAATGGATTTTGATTCAGATAAAGCTTACAG GGATGTAGCACACTTGAGCACTTGTGATGACGGTTGCTTGGCTTTTGCAGAACTACTGGGCTGGAAG GGGGAGCTGGAGGAGTTGGTGAAGCGAGAACATGCACTGATTGACAGTAAGGACTCAAAAAAGAAAGACGAGAAGACTAAGCAGAGCTCTGAGACTCCAGAGAAGACTAAAGTGGCAGAACCTGAGGCTGGAAAGAGTGAAAAGACAGAATAA
- the dmac2 gene encoding distal membrane-arm assembly complex protein 2 — translation MSAPMLCQLRRQCSAVACITVARRTYTPSHPTPPSFFNRVLFTLNKHFYEVEHLINWSSWLKNKVIRRKNVFYGYTQKKFGVNVAASYYILGLGGSFRFADQPEWFRPDSRGKFSYDFLNTPNSTIEEIDLSRTLINHVGLENIMSQTRLRHLRLQACPEVDDWFLARLHVFGETMEELDLSQCSRITVGGLAALQHLRKLRRLNISSLPRLKNPGLIRILLEEMLPHCEIIGVDYEQGLLQAEPPTETFTEDSVHAGSLGASRRL, via the exons ATGTCGGCTCCCATGCTG TGCCAGCTGAGACGTCAGTGTTCAGCTGTGGCGTGCATCACTGTGGCTCGAAGGACATACACTCCCAGTCACCCAACTCCTCCGTCTTTCTTCAACAGGGTACTTTTTACCTTAAACAAGCACTTTTATGAAGTAGAACATCTCATAAATTGGAGCAGCTGGTTGAAGAATAAAGTGATCAGACGGAAAAATGT ATTCTATGGTTACACACAGAAGAAGTTTGGTGTCAATGTGGCAGCATCATACTATATTCTGGGTCTGGGAGGAAGCTTCAG GTTTGCAGATCAGCCAGAGTGGTTTCGACCTGACTCAAGAGGAAAGTTCAGCTATGACTTCCTAAACACACCTAACTCAACTATCGAGGAGATTGACTTAAGCAGGACGCTCATAAACCATGTTGGTCTGGAAAACATCA TGAGTCAGACCAGGCTGCGCCACCTTCGCCTGCAGGCCTGTCCGGAGGTGGATGACTGGTTTTTAGCTCGTCTGCATGTGTTCGGGGAGACCATGGAGGAGTTAGACCTGTCCCAATGTTCTCGCATCACTGTGGGTGGCTTGGCTGCACTGCAGCACCTTAG GAAACTGCGGCGGCTGAATATTTCCTCCCTCCCTCGACTGAAGAACCCAGGTTTAATTCGTATTCTTCTAGAGGAGATGCTGCCCCACTGTGAAATCATTGGCGTGGACTACGAGCAGGGACTTCTACAGGCGGAGCCGCCCACTGAAACCTTCACAGAGGACTCAGTACATGCAGGCTCACTGGGAGCATCACGGAGGCTGTAA
- the sirt2 gene encoding NAD-dependent protein deacetylase sirtuin-2 isoform X1 codes for MSESGDQTKREEEEPDTPDFEAESDDSSDEGEASGDSEMDFLRNLFSRTLGLSPEEKVLDDLSLEGVARYIQSGKCKNIICMVGAGISTSAGIPDFRSPGTGLYANLQKYNLPYPEAIFQIDYFKKHPEPFFALARELYPGQFKPTVCHYFIRMLKDKGLLRRCYSQNIDTLERVAGLEGEDLIEAHGTFHTSHCVSLFCRKEYTMDWMKEKIFSEDIPKCDACNNLVKPDIVFFGENLPARFFTTMKKDFPHCDLLIIMGTSLQVQPFASLVSRVPNSCPRLLINMEKTGQSEFGMGLLGFGGGMDFDSDKAYRDVAHLSTCDDGCLAFAELLGWKGELEELVKREHALIDSKDSKKKDEKTKQSSETPEKTKVAEPEAGKSEKTE; via the exons ATGTCTGAGTCTGGAG ACCAAActaaaagagaagaagaggagcCTGACACACCAGATTTTGAG GCTGAGTCTGACGATAGCAGTGACGAAGGAGAAGCCTCTGGAGACAGTGAAA TGGATTTTCTCCGCAATCTCTTCTCTCGAACTCTTGGCCTGAGTCCTGAAGAAAAAGTCCTTGATGACTTGAGCCTTGAGGGAGTGGCTCGATATATCCAGAGTGGAAAAT GTAAGAACATTATCTGTATGGTGGGTGCAGGAATTTCGACGT CTGCTGGCATCCCTGACTTCCGCTCCCCTGGAACCGGCCTCTATGCCAACCTGCAGAAGTACAACCTGCCATATCCTGAGGCTATCTTTCAGATTGACTATTTCAAG AAACACCCGGAGCCTTTCTTTGCTTTGGCCCGGGAGCTGTACCCAGGACAGTTCAAG CCCACAGTGTGTCACTACTTCATCAGAATGCTAAAAGACAAAGGTCTGCTCAGGCGCTGCTACTCACAG AACATAGATACTTTAGAGAGAGTTGCTGGGCTAGAAGGAGAGGACCTGATAGAAGCCCATGGGACATTCCACACCTCCCACTGTGTGAGCTTATTCTGCCGGAAGGAGTACACCATGGACTGGATGAAAG AGAAAATCTTTTCAGAGGACATCCCCAAGTGTGATGCGTGCAATAATCTAGTCAAACCCG atattgttttttttggagAGAATCTGCCAGCTCGATTCTTCACTACAATGAAAAAA GACTTTCCTCACTGTGATCTTCTTATTATAATGGGAACTTCGCTGCAAGTTCAACCATTTGCATCACTTGTCAGCAG AGTTCCAAATAGTTGTCCTCGGCTCCTCATCAACATGGAGAAGACAGGACAG TCTGAGTTTGGAATGGGATTACTGGGTTTTGGAGGAGGAATGGATTTTGATTCAGATAAAGCTTACAG GGATGTAGCACACTTGAGCACTTGTGATGACGGTTGCTTGGCTTTTGCAGAACTACTGGGCTGGAAG GGGGAGCTGGAGGAGTTGGTGAAGCGAGAACATGCACTGATTGACAGTAAGGACTCAAAAAAGAAAGACGAGAAGACTAAGCAGAGCTCTGAGACTCCAGAGAAGACTAAAGTGGCAGAACCTGAGGCTGGAAAGAGTGAAAAGACAGAATAA